The following coding sequences lie in one Chelatococcus sp. YT9 genomic window:
- a CDS encoding ABC transporter substrate-binding protein, which yields MSLTRRHIVKLATAGAAAGLFPAATFAQGAKKTLTLGLSAPITGNQAQYGEDIKRGAELAIAELNAKNTVPETTFQLAVEDSKGDPQEAANVAQKFAARGDITAVIGDFSSTASLAAAPIYQRAGIIMITPTASHPDITKTGNFIFRNTPIAATEADATTDWGTKDLGFKKIAIVGRNDDYGRVYGELFKKRAVANGATVVGEDYINAETPDLKPTITSLRARQPDCVLLALFQVEAALLFRQSREMNFRPTFMSGAGLFNPQVISLAREAANGLLLVSTYHPASDRAEVKSFVDLFKSKYSTVPSKFSAHAFDAVSLIANAVKTAGSPNTTRIRDALAATKDFAGVTGVISIDPDREIILALQRVMVKNEEFVPWVKS from the coding sequence ATGTCGCTTACGAGAAGACATATTGTAAAACTTGCGACGGCCGGCGCAGCGGCAGGCCTTTTCCCTGCCGCAACCTTCGCGCAGGGCGCGAAGAAGACGCTCACGCTTGGCCTCTCCGCGCCCATCACAGGTAATCAGGCGCAATATGGCGAGGATATCAAACGGGGCGCGGAACTTGCGATCGCCGAACTCAACGCCAAAAACACTGTCCCGGAAACCACATTTCAGCTCGCCGTAGAAGATTCGAAGGGCGATCCGCAGGAAGCGGCCAATGTTGCGCAGAAATTCGCCGCGCGTGGCGACATCACGGCGGTGATCGGCGACTTCTCGAGCACCGCGTCGCTGGCGGCCGCGCCGATCTATCAGCGCGCCGGCATCATCATGATCACGCCGACCGCCTCGCATCCTGATATTACCAAGACAGGCAACTTCATCTTCCGGAATACGCCGATTGCCGCCACCGAGGCGGATGCCACAACGGACTGGGGCACCAAGGACCTCGGTTTCAAGAAAATCGCCATTGTCGGCCGCAACGATGACTATGGCCGCGTCTATGGCGAGTTGTTCAAGAAGCGCGCTGTCGCCAACGGTGCGACTGTCGTCGGCGAGGACTATATCAACGCCGAAACTCCGGATCTGAAACCAACGATCACAAGCCTGCGCGCCCGTCAGCCTGACTGCGTGCTGCTGGCACTGTTCCAGGTGGAGGCGGCGCTTCTTTTCCGGCAGTCTCGCGAGATGAACTTCCGCCCCACCTTCATGTCTGGTGCCGGGCTGTTCAATCCGCAGGTCATCAGCCTCGCGCGTGAAGCCGCGAATGGCCTCCTTCTCGTCTCGACCTATCATCCCGCGTCCGATCGCGCGGAGGTGAAGAGCTTTGTCGATCTCTTCAAATCCAAGTATTCGACTGTCCCGAGCAAGTTTTCGGCCCATGCCTTCGATGCAGTAAGCCTGATCGCGAATGCGGTGAAAACAGCGGGCTCGCCGAACACCACGCGGATCCGTGATGCGCTTGCCGCAACCAAGGATTTCGCCGGCGTCACGGGCGTGATCTCGATCGATCCCGACCGCGAGATCATCCTCGCCCTGCAACGCGTCATGGTGAAGAACGAGGAGTTCGTGCCCTGGGTGAAGTCCTGA
- a CDS encoding SDR family NAD(P)-dependent oxidoreductase, translated as MAGTERPVAIVTGAAQGMGRAHLVGLSRAGFRVACVDHAADALKAVVANLGAEAPDLLCAQADVTSEAAIAESFSRLIEEAGRCDVLVNNAGGATTGKGLADMTLGEFEAELRLNLTSQFLCIRAVLPAMKRQGAGSIINIASTSVFSGITAALHRSSSSANLVGYVAAKGGVVGLTRALARELGPTGIRVNAVAPGFTPTPRVKAAFPAEAVARMVSDQAFARVQEPDDATGAVVFLASSASRFVTGQVIRVDGGGSMG; from the coding sequence ATGGCCGGGACAGAGCGTCCCGTCGCCATCGTGACAGGCGCGGCCCAAGGCATGGGCCGCGCCCACCTGGTGGGATTGAGCCGGGCGGGCTTCCGGGTCGCATGCGTGGATCACGCCGCCGATGCGCTCAAGGCTGTTGTCGCGAACTTGGGCGCGGAGGCTCCGGATCTTCTCTGCGCCCAGGCCGACGTGACGTCGGAGGCGGCGATTGCTGAAAGCTTCTCCCGCCTCATCGAGGAAGCCGGACGCTGCGACGTGCTCGTCAACAATGCCGGCGGCGCCACGACGGGAAAGGGCCTTGCGGACATGACACTTGGCGAGTTCGAGGCGGAACTCCGCCTCAATCTCACCAGCCAGTTCCTCTGTATTCGCGCCGTGCTGCCAGCCATGAAACGGCAAGGCGCCGGCAGCATCATCAATATCGCCTCGACATCCGTCTTCAGCGGCATCACGGCCGCGCTTCACCGGTCGTCGTCGTCGGCCAATCTCGTCGGCTATGTCGCGGCCAAGGGAGGCGTCGTCGGCCTGACGCGGGCACTGGCGCGGGAGCTCGGACCGACAGGGATCCGCGTCAATGCGGTGGCCCCCGGTTTCACACCGACACCACGCGTCAAGGCGGCATTCCCCGCGGAGGCGGTTGCGCGGATGGTCAGCGACCAGGCCTTCGCGCGTGTGCAGGAGCCCGATGACGCAACGGGCGCCGTCGTTTTCCTCGCCTCGTCCGCATCACGTTTCGTGACGGGCCAGGTCATCCGCGTCGATGGCGGAGGGAGCATGGGATGA
- a CDS encoding SDR family oxidoreductase yields the protein MKGLLDDKTIIITGAGSNVGRAAEQLFLAHGARLALVDRDISRVSTTSDAPPDNRLVIAADLTDAAANERVVGQVVAHFGRIDGLCNTFGIDPPMAKGTLDTSEADWNRIIAVNLTAVFLACRAVLPAMRAGGGGSIVNIGSQGSLLTLPGMTAYGVSKAGVLQLTRQIASDHGADGIRANCICPSGLEQPSADRLQILTDEQLARRADAMKRLSPLGRVCTPDDVAKAMLFFVSDLSSFTTAAALPVEGGGTAVIRF from the coding sequence ATGAAGGGACTATTGGACGACAAGACGATCATCATCACGGGCGCGGGCTCGAATGTCGGCCGCGCCGCCGAGCAGCTGTTCCTCGCGCACGGCGCGCGCCTCGCCCTGGTTGATCGCGATATAAGCCGCGTCAGCACGACATCGGACGCACCTCCGGACAATCGTCTCGTCATCGCAGCCGATTTGACGGATGCCGCCGCCAATGAGCGTGTGGTCGGGCAGGTCGTCGCGCATTTCGGCCGGATCGACGGCCTTTGCAATACGTTCGGGATCGACCCGCCCATGGCAAAGGGCACCCTCGACACGAGTGAAGCGGACTGGAACAGGATCATCGCGGTCAATCTCACAGCCGTATTCCTGGCCTGCCGCGCCGTGTTGCCAGCCATGCGCGCCGGCGGAGGCGGAAGCATCGTCAACATCGGCTCGCAGGGCTCGTTGCTGACGCTGCCGGGCATGACCGCCTATGGCGTTTCAAAGGCCGGCGTTCTGCAGCTCACGCGTCAGATTGCCTCCGACCACGGCGCCGACGGCATCCGCGCCAATTGCATCTGCCCCAGTGGCTTGGAGCAGCCCTCCGCCGACCGTCTCCAGATCCTCACGGATGAGCAGTTGGCGCGCCGCGCGGATGCGATGAAGCGGCTCTCACCCCTCGGGCGCGTGTGCACACCGGATGACGTTGCCAAGGCCATGCTGTTCTTCGTCAGCGATCTCTCATCCTTTACGACCGCCGCGGCGCTCCCGGTGGAAGGTGGCGGCACCGCCGTCATCCGTTTCTAG